The genomic interval GCCGCCGAGGCCAGCACCGCGTCGATCACCCGCACGTCCCCGGCGGCCCGGTCAAACGCCACCGTGGTGCCGCTGTTTAGGTCGGTGGTGGTCACGACCAGTTCAACCTTCTGATAATCGCCCATGCGGCGATCCGGCGGGACGAGGCGTGACAGCCGCTGGACGAGCGGGACGCCGTCAAGAAGAGACCGCATCGCCTGCAGGACCTTGGGCGACGGCCCGTACCGGATGACGCTCCCCAGGGCTGCAAGCAGGCTCCTCCAGTTGAGCCGCAGCAGCCCCTCCATGGCGAGCCACTCGCTCGAGAGCCGGGCGAGGGTCTCGGCGAGCTTCCCCGACTGGATCCCTTCGGCCATCACCGCTCCGTTCACGGCGCCGATGGACGTGCCGGTGATGACGGAGAAGGTGGCCTGCGGCCGCCGTTCGACGATGGCCTTCATCGCGCCGACCTGATAAGCTCCCCGCGCGCCGCCCGCGCTCAAGACGAGGGCCGGCCCGGTTTGCCCGTTCCCTGCGGCCATTTCGCATGCGCCTCCATGCCCTTTCTCTGTATGGCGCATGCTGACATGCGGTCACTCAAACCGCAGGGGATCCGTCAAACCGGGCCGGCGGTCCTGGTTTCCGCGTTATTCAAGTGCCGGTGCGGCCCTTTGGATCAGTGCTCGTGCCCGCCGGAACCACCCATCCGCTTGGCCCGCTCGGTCATCACGTAGTGGGTGGCCTCCTTGAACCCCAGAACCTCCCCGTTGTGCTCGGCCGCGTACTCGGCCGCCGCGTGGCTGTCCTTGAACGCGATCAGCCCGTAGCGCATCGGCGTGCGGATATCGGTGCGGACGTACACCGCCGTTCGAGCCTCGACCCACTCCTGGCTCGGCCAGTCCCGCACGAACGTGGCCACCACGTTCTCACCCTCCGGGTGGCGGGTCTTCAGGTAGACCAGCAGGCACCCGATGTCGCAGAAGGCGTGGTTGCCGTCCGCTGCCACCATGGCCGCCGCGTGCTCCGGATCCTTGATGATCATCTTGCACGGGGCGTTTGAGCACCGGGTTTGACCGTACACGATCTCCGGCGGCGCCACGGACTGCGCGACCACACCTGTCACGACGCCGGCCACGGCAACGGCGATGGCCGCTGCCGCGAGCGCCACCTTCGCTTTGCAGGACCGCTCCATCCCCACCCATCCTCCTTCCTGTCAAACCTCTGATGCGCTTCTGAGCCTGAGCCCTTTTCGATCGGGCGGCGCGGGCGGTTGCCCGTGCGCTAGTAATCCTGCTGCTGCATGTGCCGGTAGGCGATGTAGAGGGGCAGCACCAGCC from Bacillota bacterium carries:
- a CDS encoding nitrous oxide reductase accessory protein NosL gives rise to the protein MERSCKAKVALAAAAIAVAVAGVVTGVVAQSVAPPEIVYGQTRCSNAPCKMIIKDPEHAAAMVAADGNHAFCDIGCLLVYLKTRHPEGENVVATFVRDWPSQEWVEARTAVYVRTDIRTPMRYGLIAFKDSHAAAEYAAEHNGEVLGFKEATHYVMTERAKRMGGSGGHEH